The DNA window CCTGTCGGAGGCGAAGGAGCGGCTGGGGCAGCAGCGTGCGGTCGGCGGCGCCGCCTTCCGCAAGGACCGGTTCCCGGCGGACGCGCATCAACGCTTCATCGAGCTGAACGGCGAATACAAGGCGCTGATGTCCGGCCTGAAGGCCAAGATGACGGCCGACGAAGCGGCCTTCTTCGACCGGACCGTCTCCGGCGGCGTCGTGGAGGAGGTGGAGCGGATGCGCCGGATCGGCGTCGCCTCCGCCTATGGCGCCGGTAACCAGGGGGTGGATGCCGGCAAGTGGTTCGACGCCATCACCGTCACCATCGATATGCTGCGCACCGTCGAAACACGGGTGGCCGACGACCTGATCGCGCTGGCGAGCCGCGACGTGCGGGAGTCGATGGCACGCCTTACCGGCGTGATCGCCGGGGTGGCCGTTCTGCTGGTGGCGATGACGCTGGCCGCCGTGCTGGTCGCCCGAAACATCACCCGTCCGATTGGCCGCCTGAACACGGACATGGCGCGGATGGAAGCGGGCGAGCGCGAGCTGACCGTCGCCGGGGCCGAACGCGCCGACGAGTTGGGTGCCATGGCCCGCCGCCTGGACCAGTTCCGCCTGAGCCTTGCCGAAGCCGACCGGCTCGCCGCCCAGCAGCAGCGGCAGCAGGAGGACCGCCTGCGCGAGGCCGAGCGGCTGGAGAGGCTGGTGGCGGAGTTCGACCGCCACATCGAATCCGTAGCCGAACGGCTGGCCGGCGCGGCCTCCGGCCTGCGTGGCAACGCCGAGCAGATGAGCCGCATCGCCTCCGTCACCGAAGAGCATGTGCTGTCGGTCGCCCGCGCATCGGAAGGCGCGTCCAGCAACGTCCAGGCGGTGGCCGCCGCAACGGAGGAACTGACCGCCTCCATCGCCGAGATCGGGCGCCAGATGGCGGGCTCCACCGAAATGGCGGAACGCGCCGTCACCGATGTGCGCCACACCGCGGGCGTGATCGCCGATCTCAGCGACGCCGCGCAGCAGGTTGGCGAGATCGTGCGGATGATCACCGACATCGCCAGCCAGACCAACCTTCTCGCCCTCAACGCAACCATCGAGGCGGCACGGGCCGGCGAGGCCGGCAAGGGCTTCGCCGTGGTGGCGAGCGAGGTGAAGCAGCTGGCCAGTCAGACGGCCAAGGCGACCGACGACATCACCGCCAAGGTCGCCGAAATCCAGTCCGCCACCGGCCAGACCGTGCAGGCCATCGGCGACATCGGCACCGTCGTCACCCGCATCGAGGAGAACATCTCCGCCGTCGCCGCCGCGGTGGAGGAACAGAATGCCGCAACTGCCGAAATCGGCCGCAACGTCCGGCAGGCGGCCGACGGCACCGATCAGGTCTCCCACAACGCCGCCCTGGTCAGCACCGAGGCCAGCCGCGCCGGAAGCATGGCGAAGGAGGTGCTGTCGATGGCCGACGCCCTCAAGCAGAACGCCGACAGCCTGCGCAGCGACGTGACGGATTTCATCGGGCAGATCAGGGCGGGGTAATGGGATGGGGAGGGCGTCCCCGCTGTTCTCCCCGGGGTGAGGCGTGTATCCTGACGATGCCCTGCCGCGCTCCCGTCCCGCCCCGCGTCCGCCCCGGAGGCTCCTGCGATGCCCGTTTCCCGAATGCCGCCGGAACACCCCCGGCAGGTGACGACCACCATCCTGGCAGAAGAGCTGCCGCGGGCGATCGCCGCCGCGCTGCCCTTCCGCCCGCAGGCGGGGACGCGCTTCCGCGTGACGGTGGAGCCCGTCGAGGAAAGCGAGGACGAGCGCGTTCAGGCGTTGCGGGACGACATCGCGGTTGGCATGGACGATGCCGAGGCCGGCCGGACCATCGACGGCGAGCAGGTGTTCGAGCGTCTGATCGCGAAATACGCCGGGGCGAAACACCCGGGTCGGGACTGACCGCCCGGCATGGCGAGGCTCGAACTCACGGCGGCAGCGGAAGCCGACCTGGAGCAAATCGGCGATTACATCGCACACGAGAATCCACTCGCCGCCGTTCGTCTGGTGTTGGATATCCGGGAACATTGCCGGAAGATTGCCAAGGTTCCCGGCATCGGCCGCCCACGACCTGATCTCGGCACCTGTCTGCGCAGCCTGGCCTTGCCGCCATACGTCATCGTCTACTGCCACACCGAACCGGATCGGGTGGTTGTGATCCGGATCATTCACGGCGCTCGTGACCTGTCCCGGCTGATCCAGGAATAGGACAGCCTCACCCCCGCCCCATCTCCGTCGCCTTGGCGTATTTCCGCTTCGCCACCTCCAGCGAGGCCAGCAGTTGCTGTCCGGTCGCGCCGCCGTCGCCGCTGACGCGGCCGGTCATCACCGCCTTGATCGCGTCCACATGGGCCTTGAAAAGCAGGTGCTCGTTGGCGGTCACCGCGGTGAGGCCGCCGCAGGTGGCCTCGTAGAGCGACTTGGCGATGTGGGTGATCAGCGGATAGCCGAAGATACCGCCCTGCCCGCGCATCTCGTGGGCGGAGCGGTTGACCTGGGCCAGCAGGCCGGACACGGCGTCCGGTTCGCGCGGTAGACGGTCGACGCGGCGGCCCATCTCCTCCACCTCGGCCCCGATCCAGACGGCATAGTCGCCGGCCCGGTTGAGGATTTCCTCCTCCGCGGCGGCCAGCACCTCCGGCGGCAGGGTGGGAACCGGGTCGCGTGGGGCGAGGCCGACCTTGGCGCCCAGCCGGTTGGGCAGGTCGAAATAGATCACCGGGAAGCGGTCGATCCCACGTGCCTTCGACGCGCTGTGCACCACCAGGATTTCCGACGGCGCGGTCGTCCGGCAATCCATGGCGACCGGCTTGTCAGTGCGGCGGCGGTCCGGGCCGAAATAGCCCTTGGCGAGAACGAAGCGGCGCGGCCGGGCGATGGCGAACAGCAGCCGGCTGGCGATGGTATGCGCCGAAAAGGGCTTGGCGATGAAGTCGGTGGCGCCGAGATCCCGCGCCTGCTCCACATACTGGCGGTCGGCGGCGCCCGACAGCATCAGGACCGGCAGGAACTTGTCCGGGCTCTTCGGGCTGTAGCGGATCCAGCGCAGCAGCATCAGCCCGTTCACCTCGGGCATCACCAGATCGGACAGGATCAGGTCGACCGGGGCGGTCCCCGGCGGCAGTGCGGCACGCCGTTCCTCCAGCCAGCGGATGGCGTCGGCACCGCTCGCCACCCCCTCCACCCGGCCGATGCCGATGGTGCGCAGGGTGGCGGTCAGAACCGCGCGGATGAAGCCGCTGTCCTCCACCACCAGGACGGACAGAAGATCGAGCTTCGGCTGGGTCATCGCCATCTGATTGGCGCCATCTGTTTGGTAGAACGGGCCATATCCCCGCATTCAATACGCCCGGTTCTGGCACAGCCAGTCAGCTTTGGCGAGAGACAAGCCGTACGAGACAGGAGGCGCCGCCGCGGTTACCCTCCGCCCGGCAAACAGACGCACCAACCAACAACGAGAGGAATCGCCCGATGCCGCAGCCCGATCACGTCATGGCCCTTCCCCTGCCGGAAAAGCCGGAGCTCGACCCCGACATGCAGGCGCTGTTCGACAAATGCGTGGAAAAGCTGGGCTTCGTCCCCAACGTGCTCCAGGCCTACAGCCTGCGACCGAAGAAGCTGCGCAATTTCGCCGTGGTCTACAACGAGCTGATGCTGGGTGAGAGCGGCCTCAGCAAGCTGGAGCGCGAGATGATCGCCGTCGTCGTGTCTTCGGCCAACCACTGCTATTACTGCCTCGTCGCCCATGGGCAGGCGGTGCGCAAGCTGTCGGGCGACCCGGAACTGGGGGAGATGCTGGTCGCGAACTATCGCGTCGCCCCGCTGGAACCGCGCCGGCGCGCCATGCTCGACTTCGCCTGGAAGCTGACGAAGGAGCCGATGTCGGTGGGCGAGCCTGACCGCGAGGCCCTGCGCGCCGTCGGTTTCAGCGCGGAGGACATCTTCGACATTGCCGATACGGTCGGCTTCTACAACATGTCCAACCGTCTCGCGACCGCGGTGGACATGATCCCCAACCGCGAGTACCACAGCCAGGATCGTTAACGCTGATTCTTCAGCGCCGGTCGTCCGGCACCACCGAGGCCACACAGGGTTGGAATCATGAGGATCGTCCGCTTCTTCGTGCGACTGTTCGCCGTCATCGGCTTCCTGCTGGTGGCCGGGGCGGTGGCGGTGGTGGTGCTGGCCGTCCGCCACGAACCCGCCCTGCCCGACGCGGTGGTGCTGGAACTCGACCTGACCAAGCCGCTGGCCGAGAGCGAAAGCGGCAGGATCGGCAGCTTCTTCGAACACCAGACGACCCTGCGCGAGGTTCTGGACGCGCTGGACGGCGGCCGGCGCGACCCCAAGGTGAAGGGCGTGCTGGCCCGCTTCAGCGACGACAGCATCGGCTTCGCCCAGACGCAGGAGCTGCGGGCGGCCATCGAGCGCTTCCGCGCCTCCGGCCGCTTCGCCGTCGCCTTCGCCGAGGAGTATGGCGGGGGCGGGCCGGGCAACCGCTCCTACCTGCTGGCCAGCGCCTTCGACGAGGTGTGGCTGCAGCCGCTGGGCACGCTGGGCATCACCGGCCTGTCGGTGGAACTGCCCTTCGCCCGCGACGCCTTCGACCAGATGGGCGTGCAGCCGCAATTCGCCCAGCGTGAGGAATACAAGAGCTTCGCCGACACCTTCACCAAGTCCGGCATGACCCCGGCCAACCGCGAGATGATGGAGGCGCTGGTCGCCGACCTCACCAACCAGCTGGTCGAGGGCATCGCCAGCAGCCGGCGCCTCGCCCCCGCCGCAGTGCGGGCCGCCATGGACAATGCCCCGCTGCTGAGCCGCGAGGCGCTGGACCGGAAGCTGGTCGACCGGCTCGGCTATGCCGACGAGGCCCGCGACGAGGCGTTGAAGCGTGCCGGTGCCGGGGCGGAGCTGGTGGAGCCGTTCGATTACCTGTCGGTGGCCGGCGGTCCCCACGATGCCGGCCCGACCATTGCGCTGATCCACGCCGTCGGCACCATCACCGGCGGCAAGAGCGAAAAGCCGGCGCTGGGCGAGGTCGCAGCCGGGTCGGAGACCATCGTCGAAGCCATCGAGGAGGCGGCCGACGATCCGGAGGTGCGCGCCATCCTGTTCCGCATCGACAGCGGCGGCGGCTCCGTCTCCGCGTCGGAGGCGATCCGGCGGGCGCTGGTCAAGGCGCGCCAGAACGGCAAGCCGGTGATCGCCAGCATGGGCGACGCCGCCGCGTCGGGTGGCTATTGGATTGCGCTGGCGGCCGACCGCATCGTCGCATCGCCCGCCACCGTCACCGGCTCCATCGGCGTCGTCGCCGGCAAGTTCGGCGTTGCCAGCCTGTCCGACAAGCTGGGCGTCCATTGGGACCGCGTGCAGAGCGCCCGCAATGCAGGCATGTGGTCGCCCGTGCGCCCCTTCGACGACGGCGGGACAGAGCGGCTGAACGCCATCCTCGACGACACCTATGCCAACTTCCTGCAACGGGTCGCCGAATCCCGCCGGATGTCGCCGGATCAGGCGCGCAACGTCGCCAAGGGGCGGGTGTGGACCGGCGCGCAGGCCCGCGAGCTCGGCCTCGTCGACGAGCTGGGCGGGCAGGACCAGGCGCTGACCCTGGCCCGCACCGCCGCCGGCCTGTCCCCGGATGCCGCGGTGACGCTGACCCCCTTCCCACCGCCCAAATCCGTCACCGACCAGCTGATGGAGCTGATGTCCGGCCGCGGCGAACTGGTCGGCGCCCTGGCCGCGGTGGCGGAGCTGCGCCCCCTGCTGGCCCAGCTGCGCCCGCTGGTCGCCGCCGTCCAGGGCGACGGCGTGCAGGCCCGCATGCCGGCGATGACGCTGGAGCGCTGAGGACAAAGCCGTGCCAACCGGCGGGGCCCGCTTCAAATCCGCGGGGTCCCGTGCTACATCCTCGCCGCTATGCTGCACATCAATGACCTGACCTTCCGCTTCGGCGGCCGAGTGTTGTTCGACCACGCCACCGCGGTCGTGCCCAAGGGGCACCGCGTTGCGCTGGTCGGCCGCAACGGCACCGGCAAATCAACCCTGCTGAAGCTGATCTCGGGCCAGCTGCAGACCGATGCCGGCGCGGTCACGCTGCCGGCCGGCATGCGGATGGGCATGGTGGCGCAGGAGGCCCCCAGCGGCCCGACCACCCTGATCGACGCCGTGCTGGCCGCCGACACCGAACGCACCGCCCTGCTGGCGGAGGCGGAAACGGCGACCGATCCGATGCGCATCGGCGAAATCCATGCCCGTCTCGCCGACATCGAGGCGCATTCCGCCCCGTCGCGGGCGGCGCAGGTCCTCTCTGGCCTGGGCTTCGACGCCGAGGCGCAGCAACGGCCCTGCTCCGACTTCTCCGGCGGCTGGCGCATGCGCGTGGCGCTGGCCGGCGTGCTGTTCTCCCGCCCCGACCTGCTGCTGCTGGACGAGCCGACCAACCACCTCGACCTCGAGGCCACCATCTGGCTCGAGGGCTATCTGAAGAACTACCCGCACACCATCCTGCTGGTCAGCCACGACCGCGAGCTGTTGAACGCGGTGCCCACCACCACGATCCACATCGACCAGGGCAAGCTCGTCACCTACAGCGGCAATTACGATCAGTTCCTGACGCAGCGCCGCGCCAACCAGGAACGCCTCGCCTCCATGGCCGCCAAGCAGGAGGCGCGGCGCAAGCACATGATGTCCTATGTCGACCGCTTCCGCTTCAAGGCCAGCAAGGCCCGTCAGGCACAGAGCCGCCTGAAGCTGCTGGAGAGGATGGAGTCGATCACGCTGATGGAGGACGATCCCGAGGTCGTCTTCAACTTCCCGCCGCCGGACGAGCTGGCGCCGCCGCTGATCGCGCTGGAGGGGGTCAGCATCGGCTATGGCGACAAGGTGATCCTGCGCCGCGTCAACCTGCGCATCGACATGGAGGACCGCATCGGCCTTCTGGGCGCCAACGGCAACGGCAAGTCGACGCTGGTCAAGCTGCTGGCCAACCGGCTGCAGCCGATGGCCGGCGAGATGCGGCGGTCGTCCAAGCTGCGCATCGGCTATTTCGCCCAGCATCAGGCCGAGGAGCTGGACCTGTCGCTGACGCCGATCCAGCAGACCCAGCGCATCATGCCGCTGGCGCTGGAGGAGAAGGTCCGCGCCCATCTGGGCCGCTTCGGCTTCCCGCAGGCCAAGGCGGAGACCAAGATCGCCAGCCTGTCGGGCGGCGAGAAGGCGCGGCTGCTGCTGGCACTGATGAGCCGGGAAGTTCCGCACATCCTGATGCTGGACGAACCGACCAACCATCTGGACATCGACAGCCGCGAAGCCCTGATCGAGGCGATCAACGATTTCCCCGGCGCCGTCATCATCATCAGCCACGACCCGCACCTGATCGAGATGACCGTCGACCGGCTGCTGCTGGTTGCCGACGGCACGGTGCAGAGCTATGACGGCGACCTGGACGATTACCGCCGCTACCTGCTGGACCGCGCCAAGGCGGAACGTGCGGTGGCGAAGGGCGGCCCGGACCGCGACGCCGGCCCGAACAAGAAGGACCAGCGCCGCGCCGCCGCCGAGGCGCGCACCGCGCTCGCCCCGCTGAAGCGCAAGGCGACCGATGCGGAGGCGCTGGTGAACAAGCTGAGCGAGGAAAAGCGCAAGATCGAGGTAAAGATGGCCGACCCCGCCCTCTACACCGGCCCGTCGGACAAGCTGACCAAGCTCCAGATCGATCTCGGCACGGTGGAGAAGAAGCTGGCGACCGCCGAGGAAAGCTGGCTGGAGGCGCTCGAAGCCTACGAGAGCGCCGCGGCGGAGGCCGGCGTTTGAACGCCCGCCCGCACATCGACGACGCCGGCAGCGGCGCGTTCGACAGCGAGGCGCTGGACCGCGACGCGCAGCCGGACGGCGCCATCGCCCTGCCGGCGGTCTCCGCCGAGGTGGAGGAGGAACGCACCTCCGACGTGCTGGCCCGCTTCCGCGCCAACCTGCCTGCCGGCCGGGTCACGTTGGGCGACCTGATCCGGGCGCTGGGCGACCGGTCGCTCGGCACCATCCTGCTGGCCCTGTCGCTGCCCACCATCGCGCCGGTGCCGCTGGGCGTGTCCTGCCTGTTCGACCTGCCGATCCTGCTCTATACCGCCCAGCTCGCCTTCGGCCGGCGCGGGGCGGGGTTGCCGGATTGGCTTCTGCGCCGCTCCATCGGCACCGGGCTGGCCGCCCGCACGCTGGATGCCGCCATGCCGCGGCTGGTGTGGATCGAACGGATGCTGAAGCCGCGGCTTCACCGCCTTGCCCGCATCGACCAGGAGCGCTGGTTCGGGATGCTGCTGTTCATCCTGACACTGACCTGCATCATCCCGTTGCCGCTGACTGGCTGGCTGCCGGGCTTCGCGCTGGTGCTGATCTCGCTGGGGCTGATCGAGCGCGACGGCGGCGCCATCGGTGTCGGGCTGGGGCTGACCTTGGCGGCGCTGGTGTTTTTGACGCTGGTGGCGAGCAGCCTGTCATACGCAGGTCACCAACTTCTGGCAGCAACGCTGTAGCAAGGCGGTCGCCGAGGGCCGTCCCGACACAGGGAGGCTCCGATGACCGAGACGGCACCCGCCGCGCTTACCGAATCCTGGCTGTTCTTCCGCCGCTGGCTGGCCGATCCCTGGGCGATGGGGTCCATCGCCCCATCCTCCCGATCCCTGCGCCGCCGCATCACCCGCGAGATCCGCTGCGATGCGAACGAGGTGGTGGTGGAGTTCGGCGGCGGTACCGGTCCCGTCACCGCCGCGATCCTCGAGTCCGGCATTCCGGCAGACCGCCTGTTCAGCTTCGAGCTCGACCAGGATCTCGCCCGTCATCTGCGGCAGCGCTGCCCCGCCGTGACCGTGCTCGCCGAGGATTGCCGCAAGGCGCCGGAACTGTTGGGCGAGTCGCTGTGCGGCAAGGTGGGCACCGTGGTGATCGGCATCCCGATGATCACCTTCCCGCTCGCCTTCCAGCGCGAAGTGCTGGACGCGACCTTCCGCATCCTGCGGCCGGGCGGCCGTTTCCTCCTCTACAGCTTCATGCCGCATTCACCCCTGGACCGGGCGGCGCTGGGGCTTGAAGGCCGAAGGCTGGCCTTCACCCTGCAGAACCTGCCGCCCGCGTCCGTCTGGGGCTATTGGCGGGCCTGACGGCCCAACACCGGCTTCAGGCCTCGCGCACCGACATATGGACATTGCCGCCGCCCTCGCGGTCCAGCAGGGCGGAGACTTCCCGTTCCTGCTCCGGCGTCGTGACACGCACCCACAGGATGACGCCGCCGGCCTCCAGGGCGCGGGTGAACTCGTCGGGCTTGGGGTGGCTGGTCAACTCGTCCAGATAATCCTTGATCGCCGCCCCGCCGACACCGGCGGCGACCAGGGCGGCCAGCGCCGCTTCGATGGGGCCGCCGACGATGGCGATCAGGCCGGCGGTGGTCAGGGGGAAGGCGTATTTCAGTTCGCCCACCAGACCGGTCAGCGCCTCGTCCCGCGGCCTCCCCTTCGGGTCGGCCGCATCCAACGAGGCATGGCTGGCCAGCACCGACAGGTCGGCGCGGTCAAAACCGGCGGCCAGCAGCGCGTCGACCGCCTGGTTGAAGCCGGCGCGGGTGGAAAAGAGGGCAACGACCTCCCGCACCTCGGCGGGCGCCGCGTCCTGGGTCGTTTGCGTCATGATGGCCGTCTCCCTATTTTCATGGTCGGAGTTCCGTCCGATCGCGCTGGTTCCCCCGCAAGCATCCCAACGGGGCCCTGCCCTATTGTAGCGACCGGCGGCAAGCGCCAGTCAACCGCCATGGGGACGCAGCCGGGGTCGGTCATCCGCGCCCGATTGCCCCGACACCGGCCATCCCGCCTATCCCGCGGCTGCATATCCCGTGATAGGGTGCGCCCCTGAAACAACACCCATCCACCGCCGCATGGTTCCCGTGTCCAACACCGCAGAAATCGTCATCCCGCCCGACGCCACCCCGATGATGGCGCAATATCTGGAGATCAAGCAGGCGCATCCCGATTGCCTGCTGTTCTACCGGATGGGCGACTTCTACGAGATGTTCTTCGAGGATGCGGTGAATGCCGCCGCGGCGCTGGACATCGCGCTGACCAAGCGCGGTCAGCATCTGGGCGAAGACATCCCCATGTGCGGCGTGCCGGTGCACAGCCACGAGAATTACCTGCAGCGCCTGATCCGCCAAGGCTTCCGCGTCGCCATCTGCGAACAGATGGAAGACCCGGCGGAGGCGAAGAAGCGCGGGGCGAAATCGGTGGTGAAGCGCGGCGTCATTCGCATCGTCACCCCCGGCACCCTGACCGAGGACAGCCTGCTCGATTCCCGCTCCTCCAACTGGCTGGCGGCGGTGGCGGAGACCGCCGGCGGGCTGGGGCTGGCCTGGCTGGAGATGTCGACCGGCGAGCTGGTGGTGCAGCCGGTGGAACGGACCGGGCTGGGTGCCGCACTCGGCCGGCTCGACCCGCAGGAAGTGCTGATCTCGGAAAAGCTGTCGCAGACGCCGGAGCTGTTCGAGCTTTGGGGGGAATGGAAGTCGCGGCTGACCGTACAGCCCACCCCGCGTTTCGACAGCGAGAACGGCAAGCAGCGCCTGCTGACCCAATATGGCGTCGGCACGCTGGACGCCTTCGGCCGCTTCACCCGGGCGGAGGTCGCGGCGGCCGGCGCGCTGGTCGGCTATGTCGAGCTGACGCAGAAGGGTCGCGTCCCCCGCCTGTCGCCGCCGCGGCGTGTCGGGCCGGGCGCGGTGATGGAGATCGACGCCTCCACCGCCCGCAACCTGGAACTGACCCGGACGCTGACTGGGGATCGGCGCGGCAGCCTGCTCGCCACCATCGACCGCACGGTGACGGGGGCCGGCGCCCGGCTGCTCTGCGCCCATCTCGCCGCCCCGCTGACCGATCCCGCCGCCATCGGCCGCCGGCTCGACATGGTGGAGTTCGCACTGGCGGAGGAACGGCTGCGCGGCGACCTGCGCCAGTCGCTGCGGAGCTGTCCCGATCTCGAACGCGCGCTGTCGCGCCTGACGCTGGGCCGCGGCGGTCCCCGCGATCTGGCCGCCATCCGCGACGGGCTGCGGCAGGCGGGAGTGATCCGCGAACTGCTGGCGAACGCCATGCCGCTGCCGGACGGGCTGGCGGCGCTCGACAAGCGGCTCGGCGCCCATTCGGAACTGGTCGACCAGCTGACCCAGGCGCTGGCGCCGGAGCTGCCGCTGCTGGCCCGCGACGGCGGCTTCATCGCCCGCGACTACAGCTATGCGCTGGACGAGTTGGTGACGCTGCGCGACGAGAGCCGCCGGCTGATCGCCGGACTGCAGGCCAAATACGCCGAGATCGCCGGGGTGCCGTCGCTGAAGGTCAAGCACAACAACGTGCTGGGCTATCACATCGAGGTCACCGCAGCCCATGCCGACAAGCTGATGTCGGACAAAGGGCGCGAGGTCTTCATGCACCGCCAGACCATGGCGAATGCCGTGCGGTTCGGCACGGTGGAGCTGTCGGATCTGGAACGCCGCATCTCCGAAGCCGCCGACAAGGCGCTGGCGGTCGAGCTGGAGCTGTTCGCCGGACTGGTGGAGTCGGTGGCGGCGAAAGCCGATGCCATCGCCCAGGCCGCCCATGCGCTGGCGGCGCTGGACGTCGCCACCTCGCTGGCCGAACTGGCGGAGGAGCGGCGCTACAGCCGGCCGCTGGTGGACGACAGCCTCGCCTTCGCCATCAAGGGCGGCCGGCATCCGGTGGTGGAGGCGGTGCTGGACGCCGCCCATGGCGGGCCGTTCGTGGCGAATGACTGCGACCTTGCGCCCGACAACCGGCTGTGGCTGCTGACCGGCCCCAACATGGCCGGTAAATCGACCTTCCTGCGCCAGAACGCGCTGATCGCGGTGCTGGCCCAGATGGGCAGCTTCGTTCCGGCGGAGCGGGCGCATATCGGCGTGGTCGACCGGCTCTACAGCCGCGTCGGTGCCGCCGACGACCTCGCCCGCGGACGGTCCACCTTCATGGTGGAGATGGTGGAAACGGCGGCGATCCTGAACCAGTCGGGATCCCGCGCCCTGGTGATCCTGGACGAGATCGGCCGCGGCACCGCGACCTTCGACGGCCTGTCCATCGCCTGGGCCTGCGTCGAGCATCTGCACGACGTCAACCGCTGCCGCGCGCTGTTCGCCACCCACTACCACGAATTGACGATGCTGGCCTCCAAGCTGCCGGCGCTGTCCTGCCACACCATGCGGATCAAGGAATGGCAGGGCGACGTGGTGTTCCTGCACGAGGTGACCGCCGGTGCCGCCGACCGCAGCTATGGCATCCATGTCGCCAAGCTGGCCGGCCTGCCGCCCGCCGTGGTCGGACGGGCGGACGAGGTGCTGAAGCTGCTGGAATCGGGCGACCAGAACGCGACGATCCACCGGCTGGCCGAAGACCTGCCGCTGTTCAGCGCCGCGTTGAAGCGGCCGGCGCCGAAAGCGGAAGTGGTGGCCGAGGCGCCTGCGGGACCGTCGCCGGTCGAGGAAGCCCTGGCGGGAATCGACCCGGACAGTCTGACGCCACGGCAAGCGCTCGACGAGCTGTACCGCCTGCGCGGGCTGCTGCGGCACTGAGCCAAAGCCCCTGCCCCGCTCGCCGGCATCGGACGCCGAATGCAAAAAGCCCCT is part of the Azospirillum lipoferum 4B genome and encodes:
- a CDS encoding ABC-F family ATP-binding cassette domain-containing protein — its product is MLHINDLTFRFGGRVLFDHATAVVPKGHRVALVGRNGTGKSTLLKLISGQLQTDAGAVTLPAGMRMGMVAQEAPSGPTTLIDAVLAADTERTALLAEAETATDPMRIGEIHARLADIEAHSAPSRAAQVLSGLGFDAEAQQRPCSDFSGGWRMRVALAGVLFSRPDLLLLDEPTNHLDLEATIWLEGYLKNYPHTILLVSHDRELLNAVPTTTIHIDQGKLVTYSGNYDQFLTQRRANQERLASMAAKQEARRKHMMSYVDRFRFKASKARQAQSRLKLLERMESITLMEDDPEVVFNFPPPDELAPPLIALEGVSIGYGDKVILRRVNLRIDMEDRIGLLGANGNGKSTLVKLLANRLQPMAGEMRRSSKLRIGYFAQHQAEELDLSLTPIQQTQRIMPLALEEKVRAHLGRFGFPQAKAETKIASLSGGEKARLLLALMSREVPHILMLDEPTNHLDIDSREALIEAINDFPGAVIIISHDPHLIEMTVDRLLLVADGTVQSYDGDLDDYRRYLLDRAKAERAVAKGGPDRDAGPNKKDQRRAAAEARTALAPLKRKATDAEALVNKLSEEKRKIEVKMADPALYTGPSDKLTKLQIDLGTVEKKLATAEESWLEALEAYESAAAEAGV
- the sppA gene encoding signal peptide peptidase SppA — translated: MRIVRFFVRLFAVIGFLLVAGAVAVVVLAVRHEPALPDAVVLELDLTKPLAESESGRIGSFFEHQTTLREVLDALDGGRRDPKVKGVLARFSDDSIGFAQTQELRAAIERFRASGRFAVAFAEEYGGGGPGNRSYLLASAFDEVWLQPLGTLGITGLSVELPFARDAFDQMGVQPQFAQREEYKSFADTFTKSGMTPANREMMEALVADLTNQLVEGIASSRRLAPAAVRAAMDNAPLLSREALDRKLVDRLGYADEARDEALKRAGAGAELVEPFDYLSVAGGPHDAGPTIALIHAVGTITGGKSEKPALGEVAAGSETIVEAIEEAADDPEVRAILFRIDSGGGSVSASEAIRRALVKARQNGKPVIASMGDAAASGGYWIALAADRIVASPATVTGSIGVVAGKFGVASLSDKLGVHWDRVQSARNAGMWSPVRPFDDGGTERLNAILDDTYANFLQRVAESRRMSPDQARNVAKGRVWTGAQARELGLVDELGGQDQALTLARTAAGLSPDAAVTLTPFPPPKSVTDQLMELMSGRGELVGALAAVAELRPLLAQLRPLVAAVQGDGVQARMPAMTLER
- a CDS encoding peroxidase-related enzyme (This protein belongs to a clade of uncharacterized proteins related to peroxidases such as the alkylhydroperoxidase AhpD.), yielding MPQPDHVMALPLPEKPELDPDMQALFDKCVEKLGFVPNVLQAYSLRPKKLRNFAVVYNELMLGESGLSKLEREMIAVVVSSANHCYYCLVAHGQAVRKLSGDPELGEMLVANYRVAPLEPRRRAMLDFAWKLTKEPMSVGEPDREALRAVGFSAEDIFDIADTVGFYNMSNRLATAVDMIPNREYHSQDR
- a CDS encoding methyl-accepting chemotaxis protein, which encodes MVSLLKVVDRLLGNMRVMRKLALALSIPMAGVVVTSSLLVWDQWQASRRAEDLASVTRLSVGMTSLVHELQKERGSSSVFLSGKLDEDRRRMETVRTASDGKLAELMPQFADARIRDPHVAAAIASARDALSQLPGLRSGVNAMSQSPLETVASYTVMIRKLLDAAGQARTMSDDSDQLRAADAMVSLSEAKERLGQQRAVGGAAFRKDRFPADAHQRFIELNGEYKALMSGLKAKMTADEAAFFDRTVSGGVVEEVERMRRIGVASAYGAGNQGVDAGKWFDAITVTIDMLRTVETRVADDLIALASRDVRESMARLTGVIAGVAVLLVAMTLAAVLVARNITRPIGRLNTDMARMEAGERELTVAGAERADELGAMARRLDQFRLSLAEADRLAAQQQRQQEDRLREAERLERLVAEFDRHIESVAERLAGAASGLRGNAEQMSRIASVTEEHVLSVARASEGASSNVQAVAAATEELTASIAEIGRQMAGSTEMAERAVTDVRHTAGVIADLSDAAQQVGEIVRMITDIASQTNLLALNATIEAARAGEAGKGFAVVASEVKQLASQTAKATDDITAKVAEIQSATGQTVQAIGDIGTVVTRIEENISAVAAAVEEQNAATAEIGRNVRQAADGTDQVSHNAALVSTEASRAGSMAKEVLSMADALKQNADSLRSDVTDFIGQIRAG
- a CDS encoding response regulator, which gives rise to MAMTQPKLDLLSVLVVEDSGFIRAVLTATLRTIGIGRVEGVASGADAIRWLEERRAALPPGTAPVDLILSDLVMPEVNGLMLLRWIRYSPKSPDKFLPVLMLSGAADRQYVEQARDLGATDFIAKPFSAHTIASRLLFAIARPRRFVLAKGYFGPDRRRTDKPVAMDCRTTAPSEILVVHSASKARGIDRFPVIYFDLPNRLGAKVGLAPRDPVPTLPPEVLAAAEEEILNRAGDYAVWIGAEVEEMGRRVDRLPREPDAVSGLLAQVNRSAHEMRGQGGIFGYPLITHIAKSLYEATCGGLTAVTANEHLLFKAHVDAIKAVMTGRVSGDGGATGQQLLASLEVAKRKYAKATEMGRG
- a CDS encoding exopolysaccharide biosynthesis protein, producing MNARPHIDDAGSGAFDSEALDRDAQPDGAIALPAVSAEVEEERTSDVLARFRANLPAGRVTLGDLIRALGDRSLGTILLALSLPTIAPVPLGVSCLFDLPILLYTAQLAFGRRGAGLPDWLLRRSIGTGLAARTLDAAMPRLVWIERMLKPRLHRLARIDQERWFGMLLFILTLTCIIPLPLTGWLPGFALVLISLGLIERDGGAIGVGLGLTLAALVFLTLVASSLSYAGHQLLAATL
- a CDS encoding type II toxin-antitoxin system RelE/ParE family toxin, encoding MARLELTAAAEADLEQIGDYIAHENPLAAVRLVLDIREHCRKIAKVPGIGRPRPDLGTCLRSLALPPYVIVYCHTEPDRVVVIRIIHGARDLSRLIQE